A stretch of Gadus chalcogrammus isolate NIFS_2021 chromosome 9, NIFS_Gcha_1.0, whole genome shotgun sequence DNA encodes these proteins:
- the smad3b gene encoding mothers against decapentaplegic homolog 3b: protein MSILPFTPPIVKRLLGWKKGEQNGQEEKWCEKAVKSLVKKLKKTGQLEELEKAITTPNVNTKCITIPRSLDGRLQVSHRKGLPHVIYCRLWRWPDLQSHHELRAVDLCEFAFHTKKDEVCVNPYHYQRVETPILPPVLVPRHTDIPTEFPPLDDYSHSIPENTNFPAGIEPQSNYIPETPPPGYLSEDGETSDPQINHSMDTGSPSLSPNPVSPSNNNLDLQPVTYCESAFWCSISYYELNQRVGETFHASQPSLTVDGFTDPSNSERFCLGLLSNVNRNSAVELTRRHIGRGVRLYYIGGEVFAECLSDSAIFVQSPNCNQRYGWHPATVCKIPPGCNLKIFNNQEFAALLAQSVNQGFEAVYQLTRMCTIRMSFVKGWGAEYRRQTVTSTPCWIELHLNGPLQWLDKVLTQMGSPSIRCSSVS from the exons ATGTCTATATTACCTTTCACTCCCCCCATCGTGAAGAGACTCCTCGGCTGGAAGAAGGGAGAGCAGAACGGACAGGAGGAAAAATGGTGCGAAAAAGCAGTGAAAAGTCTcgtcaagaagttgaagaagacgggacagctggaggagctggagaaggccaTCACCACTCCGAATGTCAACACCAAGTGCATCACCATCCCGAG GTCTTTGGATGGGCGTCTGCAGGTGTCCCACCGGAAAGGCCTACCGCACGTCATCTACTGCCGCTTATGGCGCTGGCCGGACCTGCAGTCGCACCACGAGCTGCGGGCCGTGGACCTCTGTGAGTTCGCCTTCCACACCAAGAAGGACGAGGTGTGCGTGAACCCGTACCACTACCAGAGGGTGGAGACGCCTA TTCTGCCCCCGGTGCTCGTACCGCGACACACGGACATCCCCACAGAGTTCCCCCCCCTGGACGACTACAGCCACTCCATCCCAGAGAACACCAACTTCCCCGCTGGCATCGAGCCTCAGAGCAACTACATCcccg agACTCCTCCCCCTGGGTACTTGAGTGAAGATGGAGAGACCAGCGATCCCCAAATCAACCACAGCATGGATACAG GGTCGCCAAGCCTGTCGCCCAATCCCGTCTCTCCATCAAACAATAATCTGG ACCTCCAGCCTGTAACCTACTGCGAGTCGGCCTTTTGGTGCTCCATCTCCTACTACGAGTTGAACCAGCGGGTGGGAGAGACCTTCCACGCCTCCCAGCCCTCCCTCACCGTGGACGGCTTCACGGACCCCTCCAACTCTGAGCGCTTCTGCCTGGGTCTGCTCTCCAACGTTAACCGTAACTCCGCCGTGGAGCTCACGCGCAGACATATAG gaCGTGGGGTGAGGTTATACTACATCGGGGGGGAGGTGTTTGCAGAGTGCCTCAGTGACAGCGCCATCTTTGTCCAGAGTCCAAACTGCAACCAGCGCTACGGCTGGCATCCTGCCACCGTCTGCAAGATCCCTCCAG GCTGTAATCTGAAGATCTTCAACAACCAGGAGTTCGCTGCACTCCTGGCTCAGTCTGTGAACCAGGGCTTCGAGGCGGTGTACCAGCTGACCCGCATGTGCACCATCCGCATGAGTTTTGTGAAGGGCTGGGGAGCAGAATATAG